The genomic segment CATATCTTATATGTACTTTGGTCCCTGCCAGTATAAATGCTGTAAACACTGTGGCGATTGCAAACTGATAATATGATTGAATAACCACCAAGTAAACCATTAACAGCATGGTCAATATTATTTTTGTTCTTGGGTCTGACCGGTGTAATAGAGTATTTCCTTCAATATAATGACCTAATGTCATGTTTTTAATCATGGTATTGCCCTCTTCTAAGATAACTCAAAATAATGTCCTTTGCTTCATTAACTGTAAATGCTTCAGCACTAAGAGCGGGAATCCTCTCTCTTAGAAGTCTCATAAAATAAGTAATTTGAGGAATGGACAATCCGATTTTGTTAAGCATTTCATCGTTTTGAAAAACCTCACTTAAAGTACCATCCATTTGGATCCTTCCTTTATTTAAAACAATAATCCTTCCTACACACCTTGCCAAATCTTCCATACTGTGTGAGACTAGAATCAATGTTGCATTATTTTCTTTTTTATATTTTATTATCGCGTCATAAACTTCATCTCTTCCCTTTGGGTCAAGACCTGCAGCTGGTTCGTCAAGAACCAGTATCTTTGGACTCATAGCCAGGACGCCAGCTATAGCCACCTTCCTTTTTTCTCCTCCAGAAAGATTGAAGGGGGACTTTTCCAGTAAATTTTTATTAAGCCCGATTATCTTTATTGTATTTAAAACTTTCTCTTCAATATATTTTTCTTCATATCCCTGCTTAATAAGGCCATATCCGATATCCTTAAAGACAGTCTCCTCAAAAAGCTGATGCTCAGGGTATTGAAACACCAGTCCTACCTGTTTCCTTATTTCCTTTATGTTTTTCTGACTTACCTCAATTCCGCTAATATTAATACTTCCTGAAGAAGCCATGAGTATTCCGTTTAAATGCTGAACAAGGGTAGATTTGCCCGAGCCCGTGTGCCCAATTATTCCTATGGCCTCACCATCATCTATGGTTATGTTAATATCTTTTAAAGCATCTTTTTCGTAGGGACTCCCAGTCATATATGTAAACTTCAGATTTTTAATTGTTATTGCCATCTAATCTACCACACTTATTTATAATTTCTTCAATCAATTTATGAGCTGCCTCTTCCGTGCTACCCATATCTAAAGGAAGGTTATACCCATTTTTGTTAAGCTCATAAAAAAGCTCTGTAACCTGGGGTACATCCAACCCTATACCTTTTATTAAATCAACTTGTGAGAATATTTCACTTGGTTTACCGTCCATTATGACAGCTCCCCTGTCTACCACAATCACCCTGTCAAACAAGCACGCTTCTTCCATGTGATGGCTTATATGAATAATTGTAATATTATGATCTTTATTAAGCTCCTTTACAATTTCCATCACTTCTCTTCGGCCTTCAGGATCAAGCATTGAGGTAGCTTCATCCATTACAATGCATTTAGGCTTCATTGCTAAAATACCGGCTATGGCAACCCTCTGCTTTTGCCCTCCAGACAAAAAGCCGATTTGCTGGTTTACATATTCAGACAATTTTACAGCACTTAAAGCCGCATCAACCCTTTCCCTTATCTCACCAGGGGGAATACCAAGGTTTTCAGGACCAAAAGCAACATCTTCTTCTACGGTTGTCGCAACTATTTGGTTTTCAGGATTCTGAAAGACCATACCTACACTGCTTCTTATCTCCCATACCATATTATTATCTCTTGTATTTATATTAGCGATATGAACATTCCCTTCAGTGGGCTTTAGCAATGCATTAAAAAGCTTTGCCAGGGTTGACTTGCCTGAACCGTTTCTTCCTATTATTGCAATAAATTCACCCTGCTCAATCTTTAAATCTACGCCCTTAAGTGCTTCTTCCTTATTACTGCCTTTCCCCATATTGTTGTAGAAATAATGAACGTTCTTTAGCTCTATATTTTTTTTATCCATTTCAACTCACTCTATCGTGTTAAAATTATTTAAATAATCAACCACTCTATCAAAATAATAGGTTATATTATAGTTACTCTTTAACATAAAGCACTTTAGACCTGTTTTCCATGGTTTAAAGTGCTTTTAAATAGACTAATTTATTATCGGTTATATACAAAACAAAGGGATTAAGTAATTCTTTAATCGCCTAATCCCGTTACTGT from the Pseudobacteroides sp. genome contains:
- a CDS encoding energy-coupling factor transporter ATPase; the encoded protein is MAITIKNLKFTYMTGSPYEKDALKDINITIDDGEAIGIIGHTGSGKSTLVQHLNGILMASSGSINISGIEVSQKNIKEIRKQVGLVFQYPEHQLFEETVFKDIGYGLIKQGYEEKYIEEKVLNTIKIIGLNKNLLEKSPFNLSGGEKRKVAIAGVLAMSPKILVLDEPAAGLDPKGRDEVYDAIIKYKKENNATLILVSHSMEDLARCVGRIIVLNKGRIQMDGTLSEVFQNDEMLNKIGLSIPQITYFMRLLRERIPALSAEAFTVNEAKDIILSYLRRGQYHD
- a CDS encoding energy-coupling factor transporter ATPase, with the translated sequence MDKKNIELKNVHYFYNNMGKGSNKEEALKGVDLKIEQGEFIAIIGRNGSGKSTLAKLFNALLKPTEGNVHIANINTRDNNMVWEIRSSVGMVFQNPENQIVATTVEEDVAFGPENLGIPPGEIRERVDAALSAVKLSEYVNQQIGFLSGGQKQRVAIAGILAMKPKCIVMDEATSMLDPEGRREVMEIVKELNKDHNITIIHISHHMEEACLFDRVIVVDRGAVIMDGKPSEIFSQVDLIKGIGLDVPQVTELFYELNKNGYNLPLDMGSTEEAAHKLIEEIINKCGRLDGNNN